In a single window of the uncultured Pseudodesulfovibrio sp. genome:
- a CDS encoding methyl-accepting chemotaxis protein has product MKLADVPIGMKIIGGFLIVVVLFLGVGVYVKVAQDDMVASSHIVDAALEMRYSVRSDMQMVMEFLDAPDVKVLDENWAEHQKVSGDFEFFAGGILQGTSTERAEIRAARNPFIREKTAQVRTLHTEQFIQGIRKAYDLKRSTFGVLERRASAMKKMEEAHNTVTAALENFEKGVDELVDRRIVDGADAFDILSREISWADMGMEIKSNIGLSRIAMEEFIQPGAEEQKSALEKRYEATLAQFDQLVDALLNGGSVDGQIIVGLNEPGLTEQIRNLKRVHEEVFRTAVSGVMSTQSEYDQLLKEVDLTDSQVDEVGQTLMNTLEDIAHEADGDMKADSIHSELAVFFGVGVSMVLAMLIGWLLARMITRPVFQALEAATAMAGGDLGREVPLTGKDEIGRMLAAMKDMTIRLREVVFGVNGAVQNVATGSEELSATAETLSQGATEQAASAEELASSISELTGSIARNAGNSRETAEIAAEVAGKASRSGESVTHAVGAMKEIAERISIIEEIARQTNLLALNAAIEAARAGEHGKGFAVVAAEVRQLAERSGRAAGEISQLSESTVKSSDEAVHMLEELVPEIEKTSELMSQIRAACEEQNLVIQQIGTAVNQVSDATQGNASAAEQVAATSEELAGQGESLQQMMEFFDCGDARDDAGGIVRPALPGGEDEQDDGLERY; this is encoded by the coding sequence ATGAAATTGGCGGATGTCCCCATCGGGATGAAAATTATTGGCGGCTTTCTGATTGTCGTGGTGCTTTTCCTGGGAGTCGGCGTTTACGTCAAGGTGGCGCAGGACGATATGGTCGCGTCCAGCCATATCGTCGATGCCGCTCTGGAGATGCGGTACTCGGTACGCTCGGATATGCAGATGGTCATGGAGTTCCTCGACGCCCCGGACGTGAAGGTCCTGGACGAGAACTGGGCCGAGCATCAAAAGGTCTCGGGCGATTTCGAATTTTTTGCCGGGGGTATTCTGCAGGGGACGTCCACTGAACGGGCTGAGATCAGGGCCGCCAGGAATCCTTTCATCCGTGAAAAGACCGCTCAGGTCAGAACTCTGCACACGGAACAATTCATCCAGGGCATACGGAAGGCCTATGACCTCAAGCGGTCCACCTTCGGCGTTCTGGAGCGGCGGGCTTCGGCCATGAAGAAGATGGAAGAGGCTCACAATACGGTGACCGCCGCGCTTGAAAACTTCGAAAAGGGCGTGGACGAACTCGTCGATAGACGGATTGTGGACGGAGCCGACGCCTTCGACATCCTTTCGCGGGAGATCTCCTGGGCCGATATGGGCATGGAGATCAAGAGCAATATCGGCTTGTCCCGCATTGCCATGGAAGAATTCATCCAGCCGGGGGCAGAGGAGCAGAAATCCGCCCTGGAGAAAAGGTATGAGGCGACCCTCGCGCAATTCGACCAGTTGGTCGACGCCCTGCTCAATGGCGGCAGCGTGGACGGTCAGATCATCGTCGGCCTCAATGAACCGGGACTGACCGAGCAGATAAGGAATTTGAAGCGGGTTCACGAAGAGGTGTTCCGCACTGCGGTCAGCGGGGTCATGTCCACACAATCCGAATACGACCAGCTTCTCAAGGAGGTCGACCTCACGGACTCTCAGGTCGATGAGGTGGGACAGACCCTGATGAACACCCTGGAGGACATCGCGCATGAGGCCGACGGCGACATGAAGGCCGATTCGATCCACTCGGAGTTGGCGGTATTTTTCGGCGTGGGCGTCTCCATGGTCCTGGCGATGCTGATAGGCTGGCTGCTGGCCAGGATGATCACCCGCCCGGTGTTTCAAGCTCTGGAAGCGGCCACGGCCATGGCCGGGGGCGACCTTGGCCGGGAAGTGCCCTTGACCGGAAAGGACGAAATCGGGCGTATGCTCGCGGCCATGAAGGATATGACCATTCGTCTGCGTGAAGTCGTCTTTGGGGTCAATGGGGCGGTTCAGAACGTGGCTACGGGCAGCGAAGAGCTTTCCGCCACGGCGGAAACCCTGTCTCAGGGCGCCACCGAGCAGGCGGCCAGCGCGGAGGAGTTGGCCTCGTCCATCTCGGAACTCACCGGGTCCATCGCCCGCAACGCGGGCAACAGTCGCGAGACTGCGGAGATCGCCGCCGAGGTGGCCGGAAAGGCGTCCCGAAGCGGAGAATCCGTGACCCACGCGGTGGGAGCCATGAAGGAGATTGCCGAGCGTATTTCGATTATCGAGGAGATCGCGCGGCAGACCAATCTGCTGGCCCTCAACGCGGCCATCGAGGCGGCACGGGCCGGGGAGCACGGCAAGGGGTTTGCCGTGGTCGCCGCCGAGGTCCGCCAACTGGCCGAGCGCAGCGGGCGAGCCGCCGGTGAGATCAGCCAACTCTCGGAGTCCACGGTGAAGTCTTCGGACGAGGCTGTCCACATGCTGGAAGAGCTTGTCCCGGAGATCGAGAAAACCTCGGAACTGATGTCCCAGATCCGTGCCGCCTGTGAGGAACAGAATCTGGTCATCCAGCAGATCGGCACGGCCGTGAACCAGGTCTCCGACGCAACCCAGGGCAACGCGTCGGCTGCCGAACAGGTGGCCGCCACTTCGGAGGAACTCGCCGGACAGGGAGAGAGCCTCCAGCAGATGATGGAGTTCTTCGACTGCGGGGATGCCCGGGACGATGCGGGGGGTATCGTGCGTCCTGCGCTACCCGGAGGCGAAGATGAGCAGGATGACGGACTCGAGCGGTATTGA
- a CDS encoding TRAP transporter large permease: MDPTTAGIIGICIMVFLFMTRMPVAFVMMLVGFIGFSLLTSWRGGLNLMSRNVYDAFASYELSTIPLFILMGQIAFNCGISRRLYQTAYRFLGNTRGGLAMATVSACTAFGAVCGSSPATAATMSTVGIPEMKRYGYANSLAAASVASGGGLGMIMPPSVVLIIYGVLTEQSIGALFVSGILPAVLLTFLFIVGIYLQCKINPALGPKGDTYTWAEKFRSMANLIDTLLIFALVIGGLFWGWFTPTEAASIGVIGVLALALVKRQLTWQAFVNSLYETLRTSCMVLVLIAGAVVFGKFLAVTRIPFDIANWVSAFDMPPFAIMGTIILIYFIGGCFMDSLALIMLTIPVFYPVVTGMGFDPIWFGIIIVLVTEMGVITPPVGINVYVVYGMCRKIAPDVTLEDVFKGILPFMLSIVIGIALLFIFPQIILFLPGLMY, from the coding sequence ATGGATCCGACCACTGCCGGAATCATCGGCATCTGCATCATGGTCTTCCTGTTCATGACCAGGATGCCCGTGGCCTTCGTCATGATGCTCGTGGGCTTCATCGGCTTCTCGCTGCTGACCTCCTGGCGGGGCGGGCTCAACCTGATGAGCCGCAACGTCTACGACGCGTTCGCCTCCTACGAGCTTTCGACCATCCCGCTGTTCATCCTCATGGGCCAGATCGCCTTCAACTGCGGCATTTCCAGGCGGCTCTACCAGACCGCCTACCGTTTCCTGGGCAACACCCGGGGTGGACTTGCCATGGCCACGGTCTCGGCCTGCACCGCGTTCGGCGCGGTCTGCGGGTCCAGCCCGGCCACGGCCGCGACCATGTCCACCGTCGGCATCCCGGAGATGAAGCGATACGGCTACGCCAACTCCCTGGCCGCCGCATCGGTGGCCTCGGGCGGAGGCCTGGGCATGATCATGCCACCCTCGGTGGTTCTGATCATCTACGGCGTGCTGACCGAGCAATCCATCGGCGCGCTCTTCGTGTCCGGCATCCTCCCGGCCGTTCTGCTGACCTTCCTGTTCATCGTCGGCATTTATCTCCAGTGCAAGATCAATCCGGCGCTCGGCCCCAAAGGCGACACCTACACCTGGGCCGAGAAATTCCGGTCCATGGCCAACCTCATCGACACCCTGCTGATCTTCGCTCTGGTCATCGGCGGCCTGTTCTGGGGCTGGTTCACCCCCACGGAAGCGGCAAGCATCGGAGTTATCGGCGTGCTCGCCCTGGCCCTGGTCAAGCGACAACTGACCTGGCAGGCCTTCGTCAATTCGCTCTATGAAACCCTGCGGACCTCCTGCATGGTGTTGGTGCTCATCGCGGGCGCGGTCGTGTTCGGCAAATTCCTGGCCGTGACCCGCATCCCGTTCGACATCGCCAACTGGGTGTCCGCCTTTGACATGCCGCCGTTCGCCATCATGGGCACGATCATTCTGATCTACTTCATCGGCGGCTGCTTCATGGATTCGCTGGCCCTGATCATGCTGACCATCCCGGTCTTCTACCCCGTGGTCACCGGCATGGGTTTCGACCCCATCTGGTTCGGCATCATCATCGTCCTGGTCACCGAGATGGGGGTCATCACCCCGCCTGTGGGCATCAACGTCTACGTGGTCTACGGCATGTGCCGGAAGATCGCCCCGGACGTGACGCTCGAGGACGTGTTCAAGGGCATCCTGCCGTTCATGCTCTCCATCGTCATCGGCATCGCCCTGCTCTTCATCTTCCCGCAGATCATCCTGTTCCTGCCCGGACTGATGTATTGA
- a CDS encoding TRAP transporter small permease, whose amino-acid sequence MEEAKGPLQLTEKIMRVVAAACLVGMAAMTGADVFLRGAFNTPIFGCEEIVAILGVVAVGFALPYAHYQKSHIGVEILVRSLPRRVREGLGLITNLATLALVSIITWRMFLYAGALAESGEVSMNLELPEYYVVYVLSFGFFVYALCLLADVVKFFRKRGA is encoded by the coding sequence ATGGAAGAAGCCAAGGGGCCGCTCCAACTAACGGAAAAGATCATGCGCGTCGTCGCGGCCGCCTGCCTGGTGGGCATGGCGGCGATGACCGGCGCGGACGTGTTCCTGCGCGGGGCGTTCAACACCCCCATCTTCGGCTGCGAGGAGATCGTGGCCATTCTCGGCGTGGTTGCCGTGGGCTTCGCCCTGCCCTACGCCCACTACCAGAAGAGCCACATCGGCGTGGAGATTCTGGTCCGCAGCCTGCCCAGGCGGGTTCGCGAAGGCCTGGGGCTGATCACCAACCTGGCCACCCTGGCCCTGGTCTCGATCATCACCTGGCGCATGTTCCTCTACGCCGGAGCCCTGGCGGAATCCGGCGAAGTGTCCATGAATCTTGAGCTGCCCGAGTACTACGTGGTCTACGTCCTGTCCTTCGGCTTCTTCGTCTACGCCCTCTGCCTGCTGGCGGACGTCGTCAAATTTTTCAGGAAGCGGGGGGCCTAG
- a CDS encoding TRAP transporter substrate-binding protein yields MRKTLLTLTALALLAAGLASPACAESVRLTYSSFFPPTHIQSKLAEQWCNEVEMRTNKAVMIDFYPGGTLSPAKQCYDGVVEGISDIGQSALAYSRGRFPVMAAVDLPMGYQNGVQATAVANAVYDKFSPAELNDVVPMYFHAHGPGLLFTVEKPVKTLADLKGLKIRSTGNSAKLIEALGGTPVAQPMPASYQSLQKGVVDGSVHPMESNKGWKLGEVVKHCTQSQCVGYTTTFFIVMNKDRWNEISPENQKIIQQINREWSVKHGQAWDASDAEGREFLTSKGGDFTELDPAEAERWVQAAQPVLDDYANGEGKAVDGKAVVEFIRTEMTKAQ; encoded by the coding sequence ATGCGTAAGACCCTGCTGACCCTGACGGCCCTGGCCCTGCTCGCCGCAGGCCTGGCTTCCCCGGCCTGCGCCGAATCCGTGCGCCTGACCTACTCCAGCTTCTTCCCGCCCACACACATCCAGTCGAAACTGGCTGAGCAGTGGTGCAACGAAGTGGAGATGCGCACCAACAAGGCGGTCATGATCGATTTCTACCCCGGCGGCACTCTGAGCCCGGCCAAACAGTGCTATGACGGCGTAGTCGAAGGCATCTCCGACATCGGACAAAGTGCCCTGGCCTACTCGCGCGGCCGCTTCCCGGTCATGGCCGCCGTGGACCTGCCCATGGGCTACCAGAACGGCGTCCAGGCAACGGCCGTGGCCAACGCTGTGTATGACAAATTCTCCCCCGCCGAGCTCAACGATGTGGTGCCCATGTACTTCCACGCCCACGGTCCCGGCCTGCTCTTCACCGTGGAGAAGCCGGTCAAGACCCTAGCCGACCTCAAGGGCCTCAAGATCCGCTCCACCGGCAACTCGGCCAAGCTCATCGAGGCGCTTGGCGGCACCCCGGTGGCCCAGCCCATGCCCGCCTCCTACCAGTCCCTGCAAAAGGGTGTGGTCGACGGCTCCGTCCACCCCATGGAATCCAACAAGGGATGGAAGCTCGGCGAGGTGGTCAAGCACTGCACCCAGTCCCAGTGCGTCGGTTACACCACCACCTTCTTCATCGTCATGAACAAGGACCGGTGGAACGAGATTTCGCCGGAGAACCAGAAGATCATCCAGCAGATCAACCGGGAATGGTCGGTCAAGCACGGCCAGGCCTGGGATGCCTCGGACGCCGAGGGCAGGGAGTTCCTGACCTCAAAGGGCGGCGACTTCACCGAACTCGATCCCGCGGAAGCCGAGCGTTGGGTGCAGGCTGCCCAGCCTGTGCTGGACGATTATGCCAATGGCGAGGGCAAGGCCGTGGACGGCAAGGCCGTGGTCGAGTTTATCCGGACCGAGATGACCAAGGCCCAGTAA
- a CDS encoding TetR/AcrR family transcriptional regulator, whose product MATKQQEKSRQTMQELMASAIELFGTKGFASTSVAEITEHAGYAKGSFYRHWNSKDELFLQIVEQKFKEYRATRHDRIQKADSLREAMAIIWDFLETIVADRNWSAIFLEFTIHAATNESLRHLLNQSDYRLSDRVFADLVRDHVTSDFPPEKIGALNTALFEGFLIHRALGTETLSLAEVREAAIDLAVKNGTGRD is encoded by the coding sequence ATGGCGACCAAACAGCAGGAAAAATCCAGACAGACCATGCAGGAGCTGATGGCTTCCGCCATCGAGCTGTTCGGCACAAAGGGTTTTGCCTCCACTTCGGTGGCGGAGATCACCGAACATGCGGGCTACGCCAAGGGGAGCTTCTACCGCCATTGGAATTCCAAGGACGAATTGTTCCTCCAGATAGTGGAACAGAAGTTCAAGGAGTACCGGGCAACCAGGCACGACCGGATCCAGAAGGCAGACAGCCTGCGAGAGGCTATGGCCATCATCTGGGATTTCCTCGAGACCATCGTGGCGGACCGCAACTGGTCGGCCATTTTCCTGGAGTTCACCATCCACGCGGCCACCAACGAGTCCTTGCGCCACCTCCTGAACCAGTCCGACTACCGGCTCTCGGACCGAGTCTTCGCCGATCTGGTCCGCGACCACGTGACCAGCGACTTCCCCCCCGAGAAGATCGGGGCCCTGAACACCGCCCTGTTCGAGGGCTTTCTCATTCACCGCGCGCTCGGCACCGAGACCCTCTCCCTTGCCGAAGTGCGCGAAGCGGCCATCGACCTGGCCGTGAAAAACGGAACCGGGCGGGATTGA
- a CDS encoding FAD-dependent oxidoreductase, whose product MSLFKKKNQEDWFLPEDVRKQLTDTFQALKEPVHLELFAQKGVNDDFADYTAKFSADLARLTDKITFKQFEIPSERATELGVTASPTLCLNPDDFHIRFLGAPLGEEGKSFITSVMLVSLRMSGLSEASLALLKPLDAERLVQVFVSPSCPYCPGQVMHAVKSAIARPDLVKAECIEMNENRELTEKHNVGSVPHTIFDSGAHDALGLMPEERFVVEMVHLKSAEELLDEGKLPGVEGLETATGYGTIEPGAVDLVIIGAGPAGLTAGIYAVRAGLKAVVLEKSIIGGQVSLTPVVENYPGFTNVPGKQLMDIMSEHARQYVPVHEGEGVESISMGDAAKDEPIVVTTARGEYPAKAVILATGASYRKLGVPGEETYFGRGVNYCASCDGYLYKGKSVAIIGGGNTALTDALHLKNLGVNVTIVHRRDEFRAQKSLVDSVEREGIQVLWNTVVESIEGDGRKATSLKLRNVKDDAQTELPLDGVFMAIGQKAATELAKSMGVKLNADGYVEAGPDMRTSVPRVYVAGDLTGGLQQIVTAIGEGSVAAMSAFEDISHPYWKE is encoded by the coding sequence ATGTCCCTGTTCAAGAAGAAAAATCAAGAAGACTGGTTCCTGCCCGAAGACGTCCGCAAGCAACTGACCGACACTTTTCAGGCTCTGAAAGAGCCCGTTCACCTCGAACTCTTCGCCCAAAAAGGCGTCAACGACGACTTCGCAGACTACACCGCCAAATTCAGCGCCGACCTGGCGCGGCTGACCGACAAGATCACCTTCAAGCAATTCGAGATTCCGTCCGAGCGGGCCACGGAACTCGGCGTGACCGCCTCCCCGACCCTGTGCCTCAATCCGGACGACTTTCACATCCGGTTCCTGGGCGCGCCGCTGGGAGAGGAAGGCAAGTCCTTCATCACCTCCGTCATGCTCGTCTCCCTGCGCATGAGCGGGCTGTCCGAGGCATCCCTTGCCTTGCTCAAGCCCCTGGATGCCGAACGGCTGGTCCAGGTGTTCGTGTCCCCCTCCTGCCCCTACTGTCCGGGCCAGGTCATGCACGCCGTCAAATCCGCCATTGCCCGACCCGATCTGGTCAAGGCCGAGTGCATCGAGATGAACGAGAACCGCGAACTGACCGAAAAGCACAACGTCGGCTCCGTGCCGCACACCATTTTCGACAGCGGCGCGCACGATGCCCTGGGGCTCATGCCCGAGGAACGCTTCGTGGTAGAGATGGTCCACCTCAAGTCCGCCGAAGAGCTTCTGGACGAAGGCAAACTGCCCGGCGTGGAAGGCCTGGAGACCGCCACCGGCTACGGGACCATCGAGCCCGGGGCCGTGGATCTGGTCATCATCGGCGCAGGCCCGGCCGGACTGACCGCGGGCATCTACGCCGTGCGCGCCGGGCTCAAGGCCGTGGTCCTGGAAAAGTCCATCATCGGCGGGCAGGTCTCCCTGACCCCGGTGGTCGAGAACTACCCGGGCTTCACCAACGTACCCGGCAAGCAGCTCATGGACATCATGAGCGAGCACGCCCGCCAGTACGTCCCCGTGCATGAGGGCGAGGGCGTGGAGTCCATCTCCATGGGCGACGCCGCCAAGGACGAACCCATCGTGGTCACCACCGCCCGTGGCGAGTACCCGGCCAAGGCGGTCATCCTGGCCACGGGCGCGAGCTACCGCAAGCTCGGCGTGCCCGGCGAGGAGACCTATTTCGGGCGCGGGGTCAACTACTGCGCCTCCTGCGACGGCTACCTGTACAAGGGCAAGTCCGTAGCCATCATCGGCGGCGGCAACACCGCCCTTACCGACGCCCTGCACCTCAAGAACCTCGGCGTGAACGTGACCATCGTCCACCGCCGCGACGAATTCCGAGCCCAGAAATCCCTGGTCGACTCGGTGGAACGCGAGGGCATTCAGGTGCTCTGGAACACCGTGGTCGAATCCATCGAGGGCGACGGCAGGAAGGCCACCTCGCTCAAGCTGCGCAACGTCAAGGACGACGCCCAGACCGAGCTGCCCCTGGACGGCGTGTTCATGGCCATCGGCCAGAAGGCCGCCACCGAACTGGCCAAATCCATGGGCGTGAAGCTGAACGCGGACGGCTACGTCGAGGCAGGCCCGGACATGCGCACCAGCGTGCCGCGCGTCTACGTGGCCGGCGACCTGACCGGCGGCCTGCAACAGATCGTCACCGCCATCGGCGAAGGCTCCGTGGCCGCCATGTCCGCCTTCGAAGACATCTCCCACCCGTACTGGAAAGAGTAA
- a CDS encoding diguanylate cyclase: MSEASLRKQLEIAQQRIEELEEDLATAAKATCEDRYHMVFENAPGGMAIITEQGQILMSNAEAKQFLGLSSKEGGRSAEDFYANVEDRNRLLELIRQDRFIRNYPVLMHRADGSSMWASLSARAIEYGSEPANLVSFTDITEYRHALRRLELDELRFERLYALSEMTQHSEKEILDFALEAITEVTESQIGYIYRVSEDQTELFLHAWSKHVMERCTIKDLPEVYQVCDTGLWGEPLRQGKPIITNDYPKLKGKKGYPKGHIPVLNHLGVPVFEENRVVFLAGVGNKSGDYTEDDVRHMELIMNGTWRIVQRRRSRAELAAAHTELEDKIRRRTDRLQQVNRELAGLNLKLMSKDQEREQARLELMRYQRIIETNPDLISLIDSQYKYVIVNQSYTKIFGLQRESIVGHPVGILFGSKVFEKQFRPAIDRALQGETVTEATWLPLPDEGERYMSITYQPVRVQGDDMDYVSFEARDMTDLKRSEEDLKAIAERLDLATDAAHLGIWEWDLRTDDLLWDHKMFDLYQIEPRPSKELFDFWRSCIHPDDLAATEQQLARSIETKEPLYLEFRIVRADGVTRHIRIEGLVQVDEKGMPTRLIGISMDVTEQRKMEDELRTLASTDPLTGASNRRQFMSRLSEEFERCKRYNTSLVLLSLDIDHFKRINDTYGHPAGDDVLKELVALCRNTLRTTDLFGRVGGEEFQAALTQTRIGAGEKTAERLRRRVEQCEVKTHDQIITFTISIGVTALAPEDESIEALLKRADDALYQAKRSGRNRVVIL, encoded by the coding sequence ATGAGTGAAGCATCCCTGCGCAAGCAGCTCGAAATAGCGCAACAGCGCATAGAGGAACTCGAAGAGGACCTTGCAACAGCCGCCAAGGCGACCTGCGAGGACCGCTACCATATGGTCTTCGAGAACGCCCCTGGCGGCATGGCGATCATCACGGAGCAGGGACAAATCCTCATGTCCAATGCCGAGGCCAAGCAATTCCTCGGCCTGTCCTCCAAAGAGGGCGGACGGAGCGCCGAGGATTTCTACGCCAACGTGGAGGACCGCAACCGACTTCTGGAGCTGATCCGCCAGGACCGGTTCATCCGCAACTACCCGGTACTCATGCACCGCGCCGACGGCTCCTCCATGTGGGCCAGCCTGAGCGCCCGGGCCATAGAATACGGCAGCGAACCGGCAAATCTCGTTTCCTTCACGGACATCACCGAATACCGCCATGCGCTGCGCAGGCTGGAACTGGACGAGCTTCGTTTCGAGCGGCTCTATGCCCTGTCCGAGATGACCCAGCACTCCGAGAAGGAGATTCTCGACTTCGCCCTTGAGGCCATCACCGAAGTGACAGAAAGCCAGATCGGCTACATTTACCGGGTAAGCGAAGACCAGACGGAACTGTTTCTCCACGCCTGGTCCAAGCATGTCATGGAGCGTTGCACCATCAAGGATTTGCCGGAAGTCTACCAGGTCTGCGACACCGGATTGTGGGGCGAACCCCTTCGACAGGGCAAACCGATCATCACCAACGATTACCCGAAGCTGAAGGGGAAAAAGGGCTACCCCAAAGGGCATATCCCGGTGCTCAATCATTTAGGAGTGCCGGTCTTCGAGGAGAACCGCGTCGTCTTTCTGGCCGGAGTGGGCAACAAATCCGGCGACTACACCGAGGACGATGTCCGCCACATGGAGCTGATCATGAACGGCACCTGGCGCATCGTCCAGCGACGGCGTTCCAGGGCGGAACTCGCAGCGGCCCATACAGAGCTGGAGGATAAGATCCGGCGGCGCACGGACCGACTGCAGCAGGTCAACCGCGAACTGGCCGGTCTCAACCTGAAGCTGATGAGCAAGGATCAGGAACGCGAGCAGGCCCGACTGGAACTGATGCGCTATCAGCGGATCATCGAGACCAATCCGGATCTCATCTCGTTGATCGACAGCCAGTATAAATACGTCATCGTCAACCAGTCCTACACCAAAATTTTCGGCCTCCAGCGGGAGTCCATCGTGGGCCACCCCGTGGGTATCCTCTTCGGCTCCAAGGTCTTCGAAAAACAGTTCAGGCCCGCCATCGACAGGGCTCTACAAGGCGAGACCGTGACCGAGGCTACCTGGCTGCCCCTGCCCGACGAGGGGGAGCGGTACATGTCCATCACGTACCAGCCGGTCCGGGTCCAGGGCGATGACATGGATTACGTCTCCTTCGAGGCCCGGGACATGACCGACCTCAAGCGCAGTGAGGAAGACCTGAAAGCCATCGCCGAACGGCTCGATCTGGCCACGGACGCCGCCCACCTCGGCATCTGGGAGTGGGACCTGCGCACGGACGATCTGCTCTGGGACCACAAGATGTTCGACCTCTACCAGATCGAACCCCGGCCATCCAAGGAACTGTTCGATTTCTGGCGCAGCTGCATCCATCCCGACGATCTGGCCGCCACCGAACAGCAACTGGCCCGGTCCATCGAGACCAAGGAACCGCTCTATCTTGAGTTTCGTATCGTCCGAGCGGACGGAGTAACCCGTCACATCCGCATCGAAGGATTGGTCCAGGTGGATGAAAAGGGCATGCCCACCCGGCTCATCGGCATCAGCATGGACGTCACCGAACAACGCAAGATGGAGGACGAACTGCGCACCCTGGCGTCCACCGACCCGCTGACCGGGGCGAGCAACCGCCGTCAGTTCATGTCCAGGCTGAGCGAGGAGTTCGAACGCTGCAAGCGGTACAACACCTCCCTGGTCCTCCTCTCTCTGGATATCGACCACTTCAAGCGCATCAACGACACATACGGTCACCCGGCCGGGGACGATGTGCTCAAGGAGTTGGTCGCCCTGTGCCGGAACACCCTGCGCACCACCGACCTTTTCGGCCGGGTGGGCGGCGAGGAGTTCCAGGCGGCCCTGACACAGACGCGTATCGGCGCGGGGGAGAAAACCGCCGAACGGCTGCGCCGCCGCGTGGAGCAGTGCGAAGTCAAGACGCACGACCAGATCATCACCTTCACCATCAGTATCGGCGTGACGGCCCTGGCCCCGGAAGACGAGTCCATCGAGGCCTTGCTCAAGCGGGCGGACGACGCTCTTTACCAGGCCAAGCGCAGCGGCAGGAACCGAGTTGTGATTCTCTGA
- a CDS encoding multiheme c-type cytochrome, which yields MHRKTTFILAAAFAVIMLTAATAGAQNYPKVRELRMDRATPPQGTACIECHKQETPGIFADWAMSRHASAGITCLDCHQAQPGDGDISTSHEKYYSMGNLPMGEKQYFVPVAAAVTPKDCSRCHPDEAMQYSKSKHANTLEIIWKIDPWLNGGMNSDNERKTGCFYCHGTVLKMTDGALDKDTWPNVGVGRLNMDGSLGSCTSCHTRHRFSVMEARKPETCGQCHLGPDHPQMEIYNESKHGDIYQAFKQEYNFDSAPGAWTPGVDYRAPTCASCHMSGSGDVATTHDVTERISWETQAPLTVRPSEFKPLPAATDWKVERDKMKNICSQCHGQSWIDDFYSQLDTSVEEYNEVYFKPAKKTLDQLYEKGLLDKTKFFDEHLEVKFYELWHHEGRRARMGTAMMAPDYAWWHGFYECKHHFNQFMEEAKHLIDTNTKAYRYPDFPNATGDTTRPKQLFGKE from the coding sequence ATGCATCGCAAGACGACGTTCATTCTCGCCGCCGCATTCGCGGTCATCATGCTTACCGCCGCTACGGCCGGAGCGCAGAACTATCCCAAGGTCCGCGAATTGCGCATGGACCGGGCCACACCGCCACAGGGTACGGCCTGCATCGAATGCCACAAACAGGAAACTCCCGGCATCTTCGCCGATTGGGCCATGAGCCGCCATGCCTCGGCAGGCATAACCTGTCTGGACTGCCACCAGGCCCAGCCGGGCGATGGGGACATCAGCACATCCCACGAGAAATACTACTCCATGGGCAACCTGCCCATGGGCGAAAAGCAATACTTCGTCCCCGTGGCCGCAGCGGTCACGCCCAAGGACTGTTCCCGCTGCCATCCGGACGAAGCCATGCAGTACTCCAAGAGCAAGCACGCGAACACGCTCGAGATCATCTGGAAGATCGACCCCTGGCTGAACGGGGGAATGAACTCGGATAACGAGCGCAAGACCGGCTGCTTCTACTGCCACGGCACCGTACTCAAGATGACCGACGGAGCCCTGGACAAGGACACCTGGCCCAACGTCGGCGTCGGCCGCCTGAACATGGACGGCTCGCTCGGCTCCTGCACCAGCTGTCATACCCGGCACCGCTTCTCGGTCATGGAAGCGCGCAAGCCAGAAACCTGCGGCCAGTGCCATCTCGGCCCCGACCATCCGCAGATGGAAATCTACAACGAATCCAAGCACGGCGACATCTACCAGGCGTTCAAGCAGGAGTACAACTTCGACTCCGCGCCCGGCGCATGGACTCCGGGCGTCGACTACCGCGCCCCGACCTGCGCCTCCTGCCATATGTCCGGCTCCGGCGATGTGGCCACCACCCACGACGTGACCGAACGCATCTCCTGGGAGACCCAGGCGCCGCTGACCGTCCGCCCGTCCGAGTTCAAGCCGCTGCCCGCAGCCACGGACTGGAAGGTGGAACGGGACAAGATGAAGAACATCTGCAGCCAGTGCCATGGCCAATCCTGGATCGACGACTTCTACAGCCAGCTCGACACCTCGGTTGAGGAATACAACGAGGTCTACTTCAAGCCCGCCAAGAAGACCCTGGACCAACTCTATGAAAAGGGTCTGCTCGACAAGACCAAGTTCTTCGACGAGCACCTTGAAGTGAAGTTCTACGAACTGTGGCACCACGAAGGCCGAAGGGCGCGCATGGGTACGGCCATGATGGCCCCGGACTACGCCTGGTGGCACGGCTTCTACGAATGCAAGCACCACTTCAACCAGTTCATGGAGGAGGCCAAGCACCTCATCGATACCAATACCAAGGCGTACCGTTATCCCGACTTCCCCAACGCCACGGGTGACACCACCCGGCCGAAGCAGCTGTTCGGCAAGGAATAG